AAAAGTGAGTTACAGAGGTTAGAAGCTCGCCATCCTGGCTTGAAATTGCATATTGCGTTGAGTCAACCAGCTGGCGAGTGGAACGGGCTGAAGGGGCGAGTATGCCTTTCTCATTTTAAATCGCTTTCTGAGTTAACACATAGGCAAGTATTTGTGTGCGGCCCTGACGGGTTCATGAAGAAAGCCGAAAATTTATTAATGAAAATGGGCTTACCTCAGAGTCATTACCACCAAGAGGCTTTTGGCGTAGCGGCATTCGATACTGGGATCGAAAAAAGTGTTTCAATATCGATTAATGGTGCTCAGTTCATTGGGAATAATAAAGCATCCATCCTAGAACAGGCAGAAGATGCGGGTATTTTTATCGCCAACAGTTGCCGAGCGGGATTGTGTGGGGCGTGTAAAATAACTATGGCCGAGGGTGACTACCTACAACCTGATGTTCCGGCATTACTTCCGGACGATAAAGTAAACCGTCAAGCTTTGGCCTGTTGTTGCATTCCACAAAGTGACGTTGTAATAGAAAGCTAACCATCAGATATCTCTACTTACTTAAGGCTGGACTCAGAGATAACTTAAAGAAAAAGGAGCGTTTATGCGCTCCTTTTTGTTTGCCCAGCGAAGCTGGCAAACCCATTAGGCTGAAAGAAGCCTAAATCACCCTGATTGAGGGGAAGATAATCCGAATCGCAAGGGCGTTGCTGGCCAACGGCAGGGTTTGAAGGAAGCGATAGGAAGTTAACAGTACACAACGAAAGTGAACCTGATTCGGCAATTTAGGTGGGTAAGCGTGCAAAATAGCGTGAAGCCCGATACTCAATCAGACCTAGATTGTGCTTGAGGGTGGCATTGTTAACAGGGAGCCAGTGCAGTAACTGGGGAAGCCTGACACCACATCCGAGCAAACGTCGGAAGCATAAACTCAAGGCGAGAGCCAAGATCTATGTTGGTGCGAGGTGGCAGATGAATCCGTAGTAGTGAGTAAAGCTCGGCCGGTGAAGCCCAGTAATGGTGTGGAGGATAAAACTGAGCTGACCATCAGTAACACGTCTGATGGGACAACATTTTGCCAAAAGCAATCTGGTGTTGCGAAGGGATGAAGTACATTTTAAGTCTGTGATGAGCAGATGTTTTTTTTTCAGTGGTATACAAGTTGATTAGCTATCGAGGTATTCCGTCTCGGTCTTTGTGAAAGCAAAGCACTGAAGCGAGAAACCGTACAAGGGAGTAACTCTGACTCACTCTAGTAAATTGCCATTGAGCTAAAAGGCTAGAGAGTGGAGTGAAATACACCAACACTGTGAGAGAGCATTTGTCCCCACACGGAACACAATCTAAAGGAAAAAGTTGAGAGTTTACTACAGTTTATATGGTCACTTGCTCCACAAAGAGCGACTCTATAAAGGATTTAAAAAAGTGTGGAAAGCGAAAGGCGCGGCCGGAATAGATAGGCAGAGCCTAAGCGACTACGCCCAAAATCTGAGTGATAACCTAGATCAACTTCTTCTGGAACTCAAAACCAAGCGATACACCCCTCAACCCGTCAGACGGGTAGAAATACCGAAAGATGATGGTGGGGTGCGATTACTTGGGATCCCAACAGTACGGGATAGAGTTGTCCAACAAGCTCTAAATGATCTATTAACCCCAATCTTCGAAGAGCAGTTTCACCCATCCAGCTTTGGGTATAGACCGAATCGAAGTTGTCACGATGCTATAAACAAAGCGACGATGTTCATCCGTCGATACGGAATGCAACACGTCGTAGATATGGACTTATCGAAGTGCTTCGATAAGCTCGATCATGAGCTTATTCTAAAAAGCATTAATAAACGAGTCACAGACAGTAGCGTACTGGAGCTCATCAAACAGTTCCTGAAAAGTGGCGTAATGGTTGATGGAGAGTGGCAGCATACCGAGATAGAGTAGTCCGCAAGGTGGAGTAATAAGCCCACTGATAGCGAACATCTATCTGGATGCGTTTGATCAAGAGATGCGAAAGCGAGGACATCGAATAGTCCGTTATGCCGACGACATACTGATCTTCTGTCGCAGCCGTAAAGGTGCAGAAAATGCGCAAGTACAGGCAACGAAGGTCCTGGAAAAACAGCTCAAGTTAACGGTGAACGAAACCAAATCACACATAGCGCACAGCGGCGAAGGTGTGAAATTCCTTGGAATAGAAATCGGTAGCCATTATAGCCGTATTCAGCCAAAGAAAATGTCGACGTTCAAAGGAAAGTTGAAGCGAGTGACAAGACGCAATGGCGGTAAGCCATTGTTAGAAGTCATTAAACAACTGAATCCACTTCTGAGAGGGTTCAGCCAGTACTTTCGAATAGCGAATGCCAACAGGGAGTTTAAGAAACTGGCCGCGTGGTTAAGGCGAAGACTTCGCAGCGTCCAATTACGATTATGGAAAAAACCGACCCGACTCCACCGCAGGCTAAGACAGCTAGGTTACGAAGGGTCATTCAGGTATATCTGTATGGATAGTTGGAGAAATGCTGCGAGTCCATTAGCCAGTTACTCGATGCCAAATCAATGGTTTAACGACCTTGGATTAGTGAATCTTGAACACGTTAGGACAGGATATGTGTTCAGCCATTATGCTGAATGGAAATGTGCATGAGCCGTATACGAGGTCCGTACGTACGGTTCTGTGAGAGGGATGAGGCGGAGACGCCTCACCCTACTCGATGCATTAACTGTTAGAGCAAATCTCTAGTCGTAAATGGTAGGAATCGGCTCACGCTTATGTTGAGTCCCGTTATAGATTGAAATCAGGCGAGCTTGCGCATCGGCTTCTATATCTTTGCCTTCCAGAAAGTCATCGATTTGGTCATAAGTGACGCTTAGTGCATCTTCATCGGCTTTTTGTGGGGCTAGCTCTTCTAAATCAGCCGTTGGGACTTTCTTAACTAAAAGCTCAGGAGCACCAAGGTAGGCCGCGACTTGACGAACTTGGCGTTTATTTAAACCAAATAGAGGTGCGAGGTCGCAGGCACCATCGCCAAATTTTGTGTAGAAGCCTGTGATGTTTTCTGCTGAGTGATCCGTGCCCAGTACTAGGCCGCCAATGTAACCTGCAATTTCATATTGAGCGACCATACGTGCTCGAGCCTTCACATTACCTTTTACGAAGTCGATTTTAGCCGAATCGTTAGGAAGCAGAGGTGTGCCCTGTAGCGCAACATGTGAAGCGCTGTGTAACCCATCTACACCCGGTTTGATGTTAACTGATACAGAATGAGTCGGCTTAATAAAGGAAAGCGCTAACTGTGCTTCATCTTCATCTTTTTGTTCACCATAAGGTAAACGAACCGCAACGAATTGGTAGCTGTTAGTATCGTGCTGCTGGTTTAGTTCATCGATGGCCAATTGAGCCAAACGGCCACATGTAGTTGAGTCTACACCGCCACTAATACCTAACACCAATGACTTGCAACCGGATGCCGTCAGCTTTGATTTAATAAAATTCACGCGTCTTTCAACTTCGTATTGTTCATCGATAGACGGTAAAACACGCATCTCTTTGCGGATATGATGTTCCATTTCAGTTCCTTTTCATGCAGCAATTTGAAAACTGGTTTATCATACCTTAATCAATTGATTATTAAATACTGAAATCCTAGCTTGCGCCGTCTTTACAGGGCTTGAGAGGAGCAGTTGAAGGTTTATTGCTCGAATGAGAAAAATTGCGATCTTTGGAAGTGCTTTTAACCCGCCATCACTGGGGCATAAAAGTGTTATTGAATCACTGACTCACTTTGATGAAGTGTTGCTTTTACCCAGTGTTGCACATGCTTGGGGAAAGCAGATGTTAGCTTATGAATTACGTTGCCAAATGGTCGACTTGTTTATACAAGATCTAAAACTTCCTAACGTGAGGCGCTCGACGGTTGAAGAATCACTGTTAGAGCCAGGGAAGAGTGTGACAACCTATGCGGTACTCGAGGAACTTCAGTGTCAATACCCAAAGGATGAACTAACCTTTGTTATCGGTCCCGACAATTTCTTTAAATTTGCTGATTTCTATCGTGCGGAAGAGATTCTGTCTCGTTGGTCTGTGACGGTTTGCCCAGAAAAAATAATGGTTCGTAGTACAATGATTCGTGATAAGTTGAAGGCTGGACAATCAATTTCTGAGTTGACTACACCTTCTGTGAATTATTATTTGTCGACTCATTCCTCTGGTCAATAGCTTGGTGCTGTTGATTCAACGTTGTTTTTATAGGTCTCATTATTAAGCTACAGATTCTTATACCATTAGCCGCCCTGTGTGCCAGTACCTTAGCGGTACAGGCATGGGCGTATTGTGAAAATAGCACTTCTTTAATGCTGGCTGATAAAGATGACCGATCATGCTCATTTGTCTATAAGCGAACCGATGGTGTGGCCGGCAATTTCTTCGCTATCAGCGAGTTCGGACAAAAAACAAAGAAAACAGATTATTGGTCGGAATGGATATTAAACAGTGAAAGCGAACCTATTTTTACGTCGAAGTTAGACAAAAACCATTTTGGGTTTGGTGTTTGGACCCCAGAAGAATATGCCGACAGGTTTGATGATCTTAGTTATTATGAACAACTTAAAGCACAAGGATTTTTACTTAGCTTAGGGTTGGGGGAGCAAGATGGCGATGAGCCAAGAATGCGTATCGACTATCGTTGGCATAATAAAGCTGAAGGAGATGTTTATCTTCAAGTAGAAGTGCCTTTTTAAAGGCACTCACCCATAACTAATCCTGAAAGCTGCTCAAACTCTTCTTCACAGCCACCAAAGTACTCTTTGATAACGTCGTCGCGTTTCACACCCGACTGCATTCTCTTTTTCGCTTCACGCAAACTCAGCATCAGTAACAACTCTTTACTCAAATCGGAATCATGATCTGCAGACCATTGACTGATTTTTTGGCTAAGCGGTGACATATCCAAAAGAGGGCGTAATGTTCGAACTTCGTCACGTATGACGCTCATCAAATTGTTTCGATGATCCTCGCTAACATTACTCGTCAGAAGTTTTGAAAGAATAGCTTGAGAAACGGGAGGCAGATTAACGAATCCAGCTTGGCTTGGGAATTTGTCTTGTAAGCGTATCGAAAAATCAATTTGTGATACTTCGCACCCAGGCAAATAGCTAATGGATGTTAAACAGTCAAAAGGTAGCCAAATCGCAGCACCGGCTTCTAAGGCGTATTCGTTTTTACCTAATTTAACCAATACCAATCCAGATTCAACTTGGATAAGGGTAAATTTGGTTTTTTTTCTACGTGGCGTGCTGACTAAAAACGAATAGACGGTATGTTGATGTTCAACTGCATAATTCATGGTGATTTCTCAATTTTTTTGGCGTCCTTAGAGTAGCTTTTTCACCGTTAAAAGCCAATTGTTGCAAACAGAAATGTCGTGATTATTTGAGTACTAATAGTGCCTCGCGGTTATCATAATTGATATTTGTATGTAATTTGGACGCCTGAGTTCGTGTTATAGTTAAACTTTCGCTTATTAATCTGGTCTGACCTGAACTTAAGCTGTGATTCTCTAGCTGATTAACTCGGTAACTATGAGTAGAATAAGCCCGATTTTGTATTGATATTATAATTAGATGACTGACATAAACGATCCGTACCACGACATCCGTCCATACAACGACGAAGAAATTCCTGCAGCGATTGAACGCTTGATTAACGATGAAGAATTCATCAACGCAATTCTACAGCATCGCTTCAGTAATCATGCCTCTTGGTTTAAGACTTTGATGAGTCCTATTCTTAAAGTTTACCTTAAACTTAAGTGGGCAAAATTCACTTCGGTAGAAGCGATACAGATTGAAGTAGGAAAGTACCTACGTAAGTCATTAAAGGAAACCACAAAAGGCGTTACGTTTTCCGGTTTAGACAAGTTAGATAAAAACTGTTCCTATTTGTTTATGTCTAATCATCGCGATATCGCCATGGATCCGGCTCTGGTTAATTTTGGTCTCCATAATGAAGGACACAGAACAAGTCACATCGCGATTGGCGATAACTTGCTAAAGAAGCCTTGTACAACAGAGCTAATGCGAATCAACAAGAGCTTTATCGTTAAGCGAAGTGCAAAAGCACCACGCGAAATGATGAAAGCGCTCAGCCAGCTTTCTTCCTATATTAAGCATTCGCTATCAACGGGGAATTCAATTTGGATTGCTCAGAAAGAAGGCAGAGCTAAAGATGGTAACGATCAAACCGACCCAGCAATCTTGAAAATGCTTCATGTTGAAGGGCGCAAGCAAAAAATGCCGTTTGCTGATTACATTAAAACCTTAAAGATCGTACCCGTCGCTATTTCTTATGAGAATGACCCGTGTGATCTTGCTAAAGCAAAAGAGCTGTTTGAAAAGTCTGAATCTGGCAGTTACGAGAAAGGCGAATTCGAAGATATTGAAAGCATTATTCAAGGTATGATTGGCTTTAAGGGCCGGGTGCACATTAGTTTTGGTGACGTCATTGACGGCGATATCGAAACACCTGACGAACTGGCAAAAGAGATCGACAATCAAATACACAATATCTATAAGCTGTTCCCAATAAATTATTGTGCAGCGCAAGTAGACTGTGAAGAATGCACTCAAGAAGCTAAAAATACGCTAGATGAAAAATTGGCTCAACTACCAAAAGGTGCGCACGATTACTTAACGGGTATGTACGCTTACCCGGTGCAAAACCGACATAGTCTGAGTGATTAGTGTTACGCTGTTTGATTAAAAAAAGGAACCTAAATGGTTCCTTTTTTATTACTCTTCATAAGACTATCGGGGATCGTAACAGACGAAATACCATCGATTTAACGAGCAACCGCCCCGCCAAGGTTAAGATCGTCTGGCCATTTTGAAATCCTTGTCCCCCCTAGATAGAGGTTTCCGTCAATCTGGAGGCGCTCCGGTAGCTCGGTTATTGTGGTGCCGCCGATGTAAAGGTCTCCCTTAATGGTCAGCGGGGAAGGGAGCTCTGTAATCTTGGTACGTACGATACTCAAGTCACCCTCAACGGTCAGGCCTGCAGGCAGTGCTTCGATTGGTGTATCGGTTAAATTTATGTAACCTCCAACCTTAACGCCTTTTGACCATGACTTCATTTTTGAACCGAGTAAATTAGCATAACCTTTAATGGTCGTACCTTTAGCGATGGAAGTTAGTTCACTGTTGGAAGCGTCTAAACTCCCTTGAATATCTAAACCTTTGGGCAGTTTTTTAATCGGTGTTTTTGCAATATTGAGGTTGCCCTTCACGGTAAAATTCTCTGGGAGTGACGTATAATGAGTATTACGAAGGTGGAGGTTACCGTAGGAATCAATGTGATTAAGTACTTTGTATTGATCTAGCGGCGTTGCTCCGATTGTAAAGGCCACGGAAAAAGCGCCTAGAGCGATAGCGTGTTTTATGATGCTTACAGAGGGTAGAATCGTTGAAGCCCATCGTTTAATCATTGTGAATTCTCATGTTTATCTTTCGAGAGTATATAACAGAATTAGTTGCTTGGGCGGGTATTCGTTCCCAAGAAAGGAGTAAAGTTTGAAGAGCTATCTTGTGGGGTTGTTGCTTATTGTTGTTCCAATTTCCAGCGCGTGGAGTGAGGGAAAAAGCTATGGGACATCGAAAACAATAGTGACACCAAAGAACAGTGTTATTGTCACAGATGGTAAAGCAGGGGCGCGGATTTGTTATTACGACGATCGTGCGTATTCAATTGGGGCGGTAATACAGGTAGGGAAGGTATACTTGATATGCCAACGTCAAAATGACTATGAGCTAAACGGACAATTAGCATGGGTGCTACTTAACCCCAATAAGCCCCAATAGTTTAACCCGAAAAACCTCGCTCTATCGTTGTTGCTCTTGCCTCAACGGCGTATTAAAAAGACAGCCGTTAGCTGTCTTTTTGGGTAGCAGAATGAACAGATTAACGCCCTAACGTGCGGGTTTTTAGTTCAAAAATTAGCTTTTCAGCACTGCAAGTAAATTTGAAGCGAGCAGTGAGAAGCGTCGCATCTTCACTCATAGGTTGAACATCATATTCAACGTCACTTGTCACTTGCTTTGCAAGTTCAAGGTATTTCGAAAACTCGGCTTCTAGAGATGCTTTGTCGGCTGCATTAATTTCAAGTAGCGCAACTTCATCGCCCTCTTGAATGATAAAACCGATCTCGCCAGCGCATCCACAAGCTTCGCATACTTCTTGATTGTCTTTTACTTCTGTAACCATTCGCAAACCCCTTATTAAGTTGAGGACATTTTACCGATAGATGATGCGCTTAGCTAGAATAAAGTGAACAAGTTCACACTTTTATTTTGTCTGTATCGGAATGGTCAAAATCACATCAAGAAGTAAAATTCTATTTCAAGCTCACTGATTGTTTGTCGCTATTGATGTGATCATCATCACGTAATATCAAAAGGGATGAGATATTGAACATTAAGACGATTCAACACCTTGTGCGCAGATGTATTTTATAAGAAGATTCCTCAATTCGAAAGTATTCACCAGATTTATAGGCAATAAGCAGCACATCAAGATGCTGGCCATACTTATGGGCTAAAGTGCTTTCGATATTTTAAGCCGATTTAATTTTAGTTTTCGTGGTATTGAGTCTGTAACCAAGCGTTTATGTAGCTCACCATGCTAACTTTTCTCATTGTATTGAGATTTTATTATTTTCGAACATAATAGTAATAATTATGATCAACGCCCAACTAATAGTAGTGAACTATGTTGGATGTTGAAGTATGAACAGAGAAGAGCCCCAAATATGCCAAAGCGTAGTAAAGAAGATACTGAAATTACTGTACAGACAATAATGGATGCC
This DNA window, taken from Vibrio tapetis subsp. tapetis, encodes the following:
- a CDS encoding 1-acyl-sn-glycerol-3-phosphate acyltransferase; translation: MTDINDPYHDIRPYNDEEIPAAIERLINDEEFINAILQHRFSNHASWFKTLMSPILKVYLKLKWAKFTSVEAIQIEVGKYLRKSLKETTKGVTFSGLDKLDKNCSYLFMSNHRDIAMDPALVNFGLHNEGHRTSHIAIGDNLLKKPCTTELMRINKSFIVKRSAKAPREMMKALSQLSSYIKHSLSTGNSIWIAQKEGRAKDGNDQTDPAILKMLHVEGRKQKMPFADYIKTLKIVPVAISYENDPCDLAKAKELFEKSESGSYEKGEFEDIESIIQGMIGFKGRVHISFGDVIDGDIETPDELAKEIDNQIHNIYKLFPINYCAAQVDCEECTQEAKNTLDEKLAQLPKGAHDYLTGMYAYPVQNRHSLSD
- a CDS encoding nicotinate-nicotinamide nucleotide adenylyltransferase; the encoded protein is MRKIAIFGSAFNPPSLGHKSVIESLTHFDEVLLLPSVAHAWGKQMLAYELRCQMVDLFIQDLKLPNVRRSTVEESLLEPGKSVTTYAVLEELQCQYPKDELTFVIGPDNFFKFADFYRAEEILSRWSVTVCPEKIMVRSTMIRDKLKAGQSISELTTPSVNYYLSTHSSGQ
- the nadE gene encoding ammonia-dependent NAD(+) synthetase, producing the protein MEHHIRKEMRVLPSIDEQYEVERRVNFIKSKLTASGCKSLVLGISGGVDSTTCGRLAQLAIDELNQQHDTNSYQFVAVRLPYGEQKDEDEAQLALSFIKPTHSVSVNIKPGVDGLHSASHVALQGTPLLPNDSAKIDFVKGNVKARARMVAQYEIAGYIGGLVLGTDHSAENITGFYTKFGDGACDLAPLFGLNKRQVRQVAAYLGAPELLVKKVPTADLEELAPQKADEDALSVTYDQIDDFLEGKDIEADAQARLISIYNGTQHKREPIPTIYD
- a CDS encoding DUF1496 domain-containing protein, encoding MKSYLVGLLLIVVPISSAWSEGKSYGTSKTIVTPKNSVIVTDGKAGARICYYDDRAYSIGAVIQVGKVYLICQRQNDYELNGQLAWVLLNPNKPQ
- a CDS encoding AraC family transcriptional regulator, with translation MNYAVEHQHTVYSFLVSTPRRKKTKFTLIQVESGLVLVKLGKNEYALEAGAAIWLPFDCLTSISYLPGCEVSQIDFSIRLQDKFPSQAGFVNLPPVSQAILSKLLTSNVSEDHRNNLMSVIRDEVRTLRPLLDMSPLSQKISQWSADHDSDLSKELLLMLSLREAKKRMQSGVKRDDVIKEYFGGCEEEFEQLSGLVMGECL
- a CDS encoding YfcZ/YiiS family protein, whose product is MVTEVKDNQEVCEACGCAGEIGFIIQEGDEVALLEINAADKASLEAEFSKYLELAKQVTSDVEYDVQPMSEDATLLTARFKFTCSAEKLIFELKTRTLGR